The Mycobacterium seoulense genome has a window encoding:
- a CDS encoding aldehyde dehydrogenase family protein, whose product MPAQDTAEAATATAVTIADAAPESHVDRRLLIGGRLVTTGNTFPSINPANGAVIGHAPDAGVGEAEAAIAAARDAFDTTDWPTDVELRIRCLDQLHRALVDHADELRELTIAEVGATRALTQGAQLDEPIGIVRFYADLLRSYRFSEDLGEKESRGMLHHRWVEKEAAGVVAAIIAYNYPNQLALAKLAPALAAGCTVVLKGAPDTPLVTLALGELIANHTDMPDGVVNVLSSSGPGAGEALTTSPDVDVVTFTGSTAVGRKIMAAASGTVKRVFLELGGKSAAIMLDDADFAGAATFAAFSMVTHAGQGCALTSRLLVPRSHHDEIVELIAQNFAHVRHGDPADPKTYMGPLINERQRDKVDGMVQRAVAAGATLVTGGKRLDPGYFYAPTLLTNVDPDSEIAQEEIFGPVLVVIAFDDDDDAVRIANNSIYGLAGAVFSRDQDRALAVARRIRAGSFSINGGNYFGADSPFGGFKQSGVGREMGVAGLEEFLERKTFAVPAPGAPA is encoded by the coding sequence ATGCCTGCCCAGGACACGGCGGAGGCCGCCACTGCGACCGCAGTGACCATCGCGGATGCCGCGCCTGAGTCACACGTCGACCGCCGACTGCTGATCGGTGGCCGGCTGGTCACCACCGGCAACACTTTCCCCTCGATCAATCCGGCCAACGGCGCGGTCATCGGGCATGCCCCGGATGCCGGTGTCGGTGAGGCCGAAGCGGCGATCGCGGCGGCCCGCGATGCGTTCGACACCACCGACTGGCCGACCGACGTCGAGTTGCGCATCCGCTGCCTCGACCAATTGCATCGGGCGCTGGTCGACCACGCCGACGAATTGCGCGAGCTGACCATCGCCGAAGTCGGCGCCACGCGCGCGCTCACCCAGGGCGCTCAGCTCGACGAGCCGATCGGCATCGTGCGCTTCTACGCGGACCTGCTTCGCAGCTACCGGTTCTCCGAGGACCTCGGCGAGAAGGAATCGCGGGGGATGCTGCATCACCGCTGGGTCGAAAAGGAGGCCGCCGGGGTGGTCGCGGCGATCATCGCCTACAACTACCCGAACCAGCTGGCGTTGGCGAAGCTGGCCCCCGCGCTGGCCGCCGGGTGCACGGTGGTCCTCAAGGGCGCGCCGGACACGCCGCTGGTCACGCTGGCGCTCGGTGAGCTGATCGCGAATCACACCGACATGCCCGACGGCGTGGTGAACGTGCTCAGCTCCTCGGGTCCCGGGGCGGGCGAGGCGCTGACCACCAGTCCCGACGTCGACGTCGTCACCTTCACCGGATCAACGGCCGTCGGGCGCAAGATCATGGCCGCCGCGAGCGGGACAGTCAAGCGCGTCTTCCTGGAGCTGGGTGGCAAGTCGGCGGCCATCATGCTCGACGACGCCGACTTCGCCGGCGCGGCGACGTTCGCGGCGTTCAGCATGGTGACCCACGCGGGGCAGGGGTGCGCTTTGACATCGCGGCTGCTGGTGCCGAGGTCGCACCACGACGAGATCGTCGAACTGATCGCGCAGAACTTCGCCCACGTCCGCCACGGCGACCCGGCGGATCCGAAAACCTATATGGGCCCGCTGATCAACGAGCGCCAGCGCGACAAGGTCGACGGCATGGTCCAGCGGGCCGTCGCCGCGGGCGCGACCCTGGTCACCGGTGGCAAGCGGCTGGACCCGGGCTACTTCTATGCGCCGACGCTGCTCACCAACGTCGATCCCGACAGCGAGATCGCGCAGGAGGAGATCTTCGGGCCGGTGTTAGTCGTGATCGCGTTCGACGATGACGACGACGCGGTGCGCATCGCCAACAACTCGATCTACGGACTCGCGGGTGCCGTCTTCAGCCGTGACCAGGACCGGGCGCTCGCGGTGGCGCGCCGGATCCGGGCCGGCTCCTTCTCGATCAACGGCGGCAACTACTTCGGTGCGGACAGCCCGTTCGGGGGCTTCAAGCAATCGGGGGTGGGGCGCGAGATGGGTGTGGCCGGGCTGGAGGAGTTCCTGGAGCGCAAAACGTTTGCCGTGCCGGCGCCGGGAGCCCCGGCGTGA